One window of the Amycolatopsis mediterranei genome contains the following:
- the carB gene encoding carbamoyl-phosphate synthase large subunit, with protein sequence MPKRTDIQHVLVIGSGPIVIGQAAEFDYSGTQACRVLRSEGLRVSLVNSNPATIMTDPEFADATYIEPVTPDFVEKVIAAERPDALLATLGGQTALNCAVALHERGVLDKYGVELIGADIDAIQRGEDRQKFKDIVRTIGAEVPRSRVCHDMDEVRDTVKDLGLPVVIRPSFTMGGLGSGMAHTPEDLERLASTGLAESPVTEVLIEESVLGWKEYELELMRDKHDNVVVVCSIENIDAMGVHTGDSVTVAPTMTLTDREYQVMRDVGIAVLREVGVDTGGCNIQFAINPRDGRMVVIEMNPRVSRSSALASKATGFPIAKIAAKLAIGYTLDEIRNDITGETPAAFEPTLDYVVVKMPRFAFEKFPGADPTLTTTMKSVGEAMSFGRSFPEALGKVMRSIETKATGFWTLPDPAGATLESTLDELRTPREGRLYEVERALRLGATVEQVHEASGIDPWFIDQIAYIAEVGAEVRDAPVLDGELLRRAKRTGLSDRQIAALRPELAGEDGVRTLRHRLGVRPVFKTVDTCAAEFAAKTPYHYSAYESDPEAQSEVAVQPDKPKVLILGSGPNRIGQGIEFDYSCVHAAIALREAGFEAVMVNCNPETVSTDYDTSDRLYFEPLSFEDVLEVVHAEQASGTVAGVIVQLGGQTPLGLAKRLADAGVPVVGTPPEAINLAEDRGAFGEVLTDAGLPAPRYGTATSFEGAKRIADEIGYPVLVRPSYVLGGRGMEIVYDEETLAGYISRATEITPEHPVLVDRFLDDAIEIDVDALFDGEELYLGGVMEHIEEAGIHSGDSSCALPPITLGHTDLQAVRRSTEAIARGVGVRGLLNVQYALKDDVLYVLEANPRASRTVPFVSKATAVPLAKAAALIMTGSTIKDLRGSGVLPAEGDGGRMPADSPVAVKEAVLPFHRFRTPEGHGVDSLLGPEMKSTGEVMGVDVDFGKAFAKSQSGAYGSLPTSGRVFVSVANRDKRSLVFPVKRLADLGFEILATSGTAEVLRRNGIPCTVVRKHYEGSTEAEPNIVDVILNGDVDMVINTPYGNSGPRVDGYEIRTAAVSRDIPCVTTVQGAAAAVHGIEALIRGDIGVKSLQELQAALKAKS encoded by the coding sequence ATGCCGAAGAGGACGGACATCCAGCACGTGCTGGTGATCGGCTCCGGGCCGATCGTGATCGGGCAGGCCGCGGAGTTCGACTACTCCGGTACCCAGGCCTGCCGGGTGCTGCGCAGCGAAGGCCTGCGCGTGTCCCTGGTGAACTCGAATCCGGCCACCATCATGACCGACCCCGAGTTCGCCGACGCCACCTACATCGAGCCGGTCACGCCGGACTTCGTCGAGAAGGTCATCGCTGCCGAGCGCCCCGATGCGCTGCTCGCCACCCTCGGTGGGCAGACCGCGCTCAACTGCGCCGTCGCGCTGCACGAACGCGGGGTGCTCGACAAGTACGGCGTCGAGCTGATCGGCGCCGACATCGACGCCATCCAGCGCGGCGAGGACCGGCAGAAGTTCAAGGACATCGTGCGCACCATCGGCGCCGAAGTCCCGCGCAGCCGCGTCTGCCACGACATGGACGAGGTCCGCGACACCGTCAAGGACCTGGGCCTGCCGGTCGTCATCCGGCCGTCCTTCACCATGGGCGGGCTCGGCTCGGGCATGGCGCACACGCCCGAGGACCTCGAGCGGCTGGCGTCCACCGGGCTCGCCGAATCTCCCGTCACCGAGGTGCTCATCGAGGAGAGCGTGCTCGGCTGGAAGGAGTACGAGCTCGAGCTGATGCGCGACAAGCACGACAACGTCGTGGTCGTCTGCTCGATCGAGAACATCGACGCGATGGGCGTGCACACCGGCGACTCGGTCACCGTCGCCCCGACGATGACCCTCACCGACCGCGAGTACCAGGTGATGCGGGACGTCGGCATCGCCGTGCTGCGCGAGGTCGGCGTCGACACCGGCGGCTGCAACATCCAGTTCGCGATCAACCCGCGCGACGGCCGGATGGTCGTCATCGAGATGAACCCGCGCGTGTCGCGGTCTTCCGCGCTGGCGTCGAAGGCCACCGGTTTCCCGATCGCCAAGATCGCCGCGAAGCTCGCCATCGGCTACACGCTCGACGAGATCCGCAACGACATCACCGGCGAGACGCCGGCGGCGTTCGAGCCCACTTTGGACTACGTCGTCGTCAAGATGCCGCGGTTCGCCTTCGAGAAGTTCCCGGGCGCGGACCCGACGCTGACCACGACGATGAAGAGCGTCGGCGAGGCGATGTCGTTCGGCCGCAGCTTCCCCGAGGCGCTCGGCAAGGTGATGCGGTCGATCGAGACCAAGGCGACCGGCTTCTGGACGCTGCCCGACCCCGCCGGCGCCACGCTGGAGTCCACTTTGGACGAGCTGCGCACGCCGCGCGAAGGCCGGCTGTACGAAGTGGAGCGGGCGCTGCGGCTCGGCGCCACCGTCGAGCAGGTCCACGAGGCGTCGGGCATCGACCCGTGGTTCATCGACCAGATCGCCTACATCGCCGAGGTCGGCGCCGAAGTCCGTGACGCGCCCGTGCTCGACGGCGAGCTGCTGCGCCGCGCCAAGCGCACCGGGCTTTCGGACCGCCAGATCGCCGCGCTGAGGCCGGAACTGGCCGGCGAGGACGGCGTCCGCACGCTGCGCCACCGCCTCGGCGTGCGGCCGGTGTTCAAGACCGTCGACACCTGCGCGGCCGAGTTCGCCGCCAAGACGCCCTACCACTACTCGGCCTACGAGTCCGACCCCGAAGCCCAGTCCGAAGTGGCCGTCCAGCCGGACAAGCCGAAGGTGCTCATCCTGGGCAGCGGCCCGAACCGGATCGGGCAGGGCATCGAGTTCGACTACTCCTGCGTGCACGCGGCGATCGCGTTGCGGGAGGCGGGGTTCGAGGCCGTCATGGTCAACTGCAACCCGGAAACCGTGTCCACCGACTACGACACCTCCGACCGGCTGTACTTCGAGCCGCTGTCCTTCGAGGACGTCCTCGAAGTCGTGCACGCCGAGCAGGCGTCCGGCACGGTCGCCGGCGTCATCGTCCAGCTCGGCGGCCAGACCCCGCTGGGCCTGGCCAAGCGGCTCGCCGACGCCGGGGTGCCGGTGGTCGGCACGCCGCCGGAGGCGATCAACCTGGCCGAGGACCGCGGCGCGTTCGGCGAGGTCCTCACCGACGCCGGGCTGCCCGCCCCGCGCTACGGCACGGCGACGTCGTTCGAGGGCGCGAAGCGGATCGCCGACGAGATCGGCTACCCGGTGCTCGTCCGGCCGTCCTACGTGCTCGGCGGCCGCGGCATGGAGATCGTCTACGACGAGGAGACCCTGGCCGGCTACATCAGCCGGGCCACGGAGATCACGCCGGAGCATCCGGTGCTGGTGGACCGGTTCCTCGACGACGCCATCGAAATCGACGTCGACGCGCTGTTCGACGGCGAGGAGCTCTACCTCGGCGGCGTCATGGAGCACATCGAGGAAGCCGGCATCCACTCCGGTGACTCCTCGTGCGCGCTGCCGCCGATCACGCTCGGGCACACCGACCTGCAGGCCGTCCGGCGTTCCACCGAGGCGATCGCCCGCGGTGTCGGCGTGCGCGGGCTCCTGAACGTCCAGTACGCGCTCAAGGACGACGTCCTGTACGTCCTGGAGGCCAACCCGCGCGCGTCGCGGACGGTGCCGTTCGTGTCCAAGGCGACGGCGGTGCCGCTGGCCAAGGCCGCCGCGCTGATCATGACCGGCTCGACGATCAAGGACCTGCGCGGGAGCGGGGTCCTGCCGGCCGAGGGCGACGGCGGGCGGATGCCGGCCGACTCGCCGGTCGCGGTGAAGGAAGCCGTGCTGCCCTTCCACCGCTTCCGCACCCCCGAAGGCCACGGCGTCGACTCGCTGCTGGGCCCGGAGATGAAGTCCACCGGCGAGGTGATGGGCGTCGACGTCGACTTCGGCAAGGCGTTCGCGAAGTCGCAGAGCGGCGCGTACGGCTCGCTGCCGACCTCCGGGCGGGTGTTCGTCTCGGTGGCCAACCGCGACAAGCGCTCGCTGGTCTTCCCGGTGAAGCGGCTGGCGGACCTCGGGTTCGAGATCCTCGCCACCTCCGGCACCGCGGAAGTCCTGCGCCGCAACGGGATCCCGTGCACCGTGGTGCGCAAGCACTACGAGGGTTCGACCGAGGCCGAGCCGAACATCGTGGACGTCATCCTCAACGGCGATGTCGACATGGTGATCAACACCCCGTACGGGAACAGTGGTCCGCGCGTCGACGGCTACGAAATCCGCACCGCGGCGGTGTCGCGGGACATCCCGTGCGTGACGACCGTGCAGGGCGCCGCGGCGGCCGTGCACGGCATCGAAGCGCTGATCCGGGGCGACATCGGGGTCAAGTCCCTGCAGGAGCTGCAGGCGGCGCTGAAGGCGAAGTCGTGA
- a CDS encoding AAA family ATPase, with product MTLTTGIERLRIRNFRVLRDVELAGLTPVTALLGPNGSGKSTVFDALDFLSESLRAGLRSAWNQRGGAADIVTHGSTGPVEIEVTCRIEGAVAEYRLAIEHDDDEPVVAEENLSWQPAGAEAPSEALDLRRGAGTVAGIGAIGGQLSLATPDLLGVAVVSQLANTAEVGKFYRFITEIRLSDLALDAMRNGAKDDKTSRLKPDGRNVGAIVRRMRNGLPREWENIRASLQRYVPGFEDIEPFEHGNGAWIVRLREQGREDLIAPENISDGTLQLLGYLVALQTDTSVLLVEEPEKQVHPRLHYRLAEDARRTETAGQVLVATHAPEFVDPLRPDEVWMLFRDESGFAQARRAADIPQLMAMVDSGGLLGNLWTEGFFGLGDPLDRPGQPR from the coding sequence GTGACCCTCACGACCGGCATCGAGCGGCTCCGGATCCGGAATTTCCGGGTGCTCCGGGACGTCGAGCTGGCCGGCCTGACGCCGGTGACGGCGTTGCTCGGGCCGAATGGCAGCGGCAAGTCCACGGTCTTCGACGCATTGGACTTCCTCTCCGAGTCGCTTCGGGCGGGGCTGCGCTCGGCGTGGAACCAACGCGGGGGCGCCGCCGACATCGTGACCCATGGGTCGACCGGGCCGGTCGAGATCGAGGTGACCTGCCGCATCGAAGGCGCGGTGGCTGAGTACCGGCTTGCCATCGAGCACGACGATGACGAGCCGGTGGTGGCCGAGGAGAACCTGAGTTGGCAGCCGGCGGGGGCCGAAGCGCCTTCTGAGGCCCTGGATCTCCGGCGCGGGGCCGGAACGGTCGCCGGGATCGGAGCAATCGGTGGACAGCTTTCGTTGGCTACGCCGGACCTACTCGGCGTAGCTGTGGTCAGCCAGCTCGCCAACACGGCCGAAGTCGGCAAGTTCTACCGGTTCATCACCGAGATTCGTCTCTCGGATCTGGCTCTCGACGCGATGCGTAATGGCGCGAAGGACGACAAGACGTCTCGGCTCAAGCCGGATGGCCGGAACGTGGGGGCCATCGTCCGGCGTATGCGCAACGGGCTTCCCCGCGAGTGGGAGAACATCCGGGCTTCGCTGCAGAGGTACGTCCCGGGATTCGAGGACATCGAACCCTTCGAACACGGCAACGGCGCCTGGATCGTCCGCCTGCGCGAACAGGGCAGGGAAGACCTCATCGCCCCGGAAAACATCTCGGACGGAACGCTGCAACTGCTCGGCTATCTGGTCGCGCTCCAAACCGATACCTCGGTGCTGCTGGTCGAGGAGCCGGAGAAGCAGGTCCACCCGCGACTGCACTACCGGCTCGCCGAGGACGCGCGGCGGACGGAGACAGCTGGTCAGGTCTTGGTCGCCACCCATGCCCCCGAGTTCGTCGACCCTCTGCGGCCTGACGAGGTCTGGATGCTGTTCCGTGACGAATCCGGCTTCGCCCAGGCCCGGCGAGCGGCGGACATCCCTCAACTGATGGCCATGGTCGACAGCGGGGGCCTGCTGGGGAATCTCTGGACCGAAGGATTCTTCGGCCTCGGTGACCCCCTCGACCGGCCGGGGCAGCCTCGGTGA
- the pyrR gene encoding bifunctional pyr operon transcriptional regulator/uracil phosphoribosyltransferase PyrR — MSSRPRDAAGSAGERELLTAGDVARTIARMAHQVIEKTANGAESTTPPVLLGIPSRGTPLAVRLADKIGEFSGVRPPTGALDVTLYRDDLRRRPPRALEQTQLPPDGIDDRVVILVDDVLFSGRTIRAALDALRDHGRPRAVQLAVLVDRGHRELPIRADYVGKNVPTARSEGVSVLLAEIDGRDAVLLRPAETGPSEAAGEDS; from the coding sequence TTGTCGTCACGCCCGCGTGACGCGGCTGGTTCGGCCGGGGAGCGCGAGCTCCTGACGGCCGGCGATGTCGCGCGCACGATCGCCCGAATGGCCCATCAGGTCATCGAAAAGACCGCGAACGGTGCGGAGAGCACTACCCCGCCCGTGTTGCTCGGCATCCCGTCCCGGGGCACGCCGCTCGCGGTCCGCCTGGCCGACAAGATCGGCGAGTTCTCCGGCGTCCGCCCGCCCACCGGCGCCCTCGACGTCACCCTCTACCGGGACGACCTCCGCCGCCGCCCGCCGCGCGCGCTCGAGCAGACGCAGCTGCCGCCGGACGGCATCGACGACCGCGTCGTGATCCTGGTCGACGACGTCCTCTTCTCCGGCCGGACGATCCGGGCCGCGCTCGATGCCCTGCGTGATCACGGCCGGCCCCGCGCGGTCCAGCTGGCCGTCCTGGTCGACCGCGGTCACCGCGAGCTGCCGATCCGCGCCGACTACGTGGGCAAGAACGTGCCGACCGCCCGCTCCGAGGGCGTGTCCGTCCTGCTGGCCGAGATCGACGGCCGGGACGCCGTCTTGCTGCGTCCCGCGGAAACCGGCCCTTCCGAAGCTGCTGGAGAGGACTCGTGA
- a CDS encoding dihydroorotase, whose protein sequence is MSTVIQGARPYGEGDPVDVLIEDGVITAIGAVDVPEDADVIDAGGQVLLPGFVDLHTHLREPGREDTETIDSGSAAAALGGYTAVFAMANTDPVADNAVIVEHVWRRGQEAGLVDVHPVGAVTVGLKGEKLAELGTMANSQARVKVFSDDGLCVADPLLMRRALEYSTALDVVIAQHAEEPRLTVGAQAHEGERAARLGYTGWPAAAEESIVARDCLLALHANARLHVCHVSTSGTADVLAWAKDRGTKVSAEVTPHHLLLTDERLATYDPVNKVNPPLRTESDAAKLRNALAEGVIDCVATDHAPHAVQDKDTEWTAARPGMLGLQTALSIVTETMVRTGLLDWRGVARVMSERPAEIGNLADHGRPIEVGEPANLALVDPDAEWTVRGAELASIAANTPYEGMRLPGVVTATLLRGRITARDGKIC, encoded by the coding sequence GTGAGCACCGTGATCCAGGGCGCCCGCCCGTACGGCGAGGGTGACCCGGTCGACGTCCTGATCGAGGACGGCGTGATCACCGCGATCGGCGCCGTCGACGTCCCGGAAGACGCCGACGTGATCGACGCGGGCGGCCAGGTGCTGCTCCCCGGCTTCGTCGACCTGCACACCCACCTGCGCGAACCCGGTCGCGAGGACACCGAGACGATCGATTCCGGCTCGGCTGCGGCGGCGCTCGGCGGGTACACCGCGGTGTTCGCCATGGCCAACACCGACCCGGTCGCCGACAACGCGGTGATCGTCGAGCACGTCTGGCGGCGCGGGCAGGAGGCCGGCCTGGTCGACGTCCACCCGGTCGGCGCGGTCACCGTCGGGCTCAAGGGCGAGAAGCTCGCCGAGCTGGGCACGATGGCGAACTCGCAGGCCCGGGTGAAGGTCTTCTCCGACGACGGCCTCTGCGTCGCCGACCCGCTGCTGATGCGCCGCGCGCTGGAGTACTCGACCGCGCTCGACGTCGTCATCGCGCAGCACGCCGAGGAACCGCGGCTGACCGTCGGCGCCCAGGCCCACGAGGGCGAGCGCGCGGCCCGGCTCGGCTACACCGGCTGGCCCGCCGCGGCGGAAGAGTCCATCGTGGCCCGCGACTGCCTGCTGGCGCTGCACGCCAACGCCCGGCTGCACGTCTGCCACGTGTCCACTTCGGGCACGGCGGACGTCCTGGCTTGGGCGAAGGATCGCGGCACGAAGGTGTCGGCCGAGGTCACGCCGCACCACCTGCTGCTCACCGACGAGCGCCTGGCCACCTACGACCCGGTGAACAAGGTGAACCCGCCGCTGCGCACGGAGTCCGACGCCGCGAAGCTGCGGAACGCGCTGGCGGAAGGCGTCATCGACTGCGTCGCCACCGACCACGCGCCGCACGCGGTGCAGGACAAGGACACCGAGTGGACCGCGGCCCGGCCGGGCATGCTCGGGCTGCAGACGGCGCTGTCCATCGTCACCGAAACGATGGTCCGCACCGGCCTGCTCGACTGGCGCGGCGTCGCCCGCGTGATGAGCGAGCGGCCCGCCGAGATCGGCAACCTGGCCGACCACGGCCGGCCGATCGAGGTGGGCGAGCCGGCGAACCTGGCGCTGGTCGACCCGGATGCCGAGTGGACGGTCCGGGGCGCCGAGCTGGCCAGCATCGCGGCCAACACCCCGTACGAGGGAATGCGGCTGCCCGGCGTGGTGACCGCGACGCTGCTGCGCGGGCGGATCACCGCGCGGGACGGGAAGATCTGCTGA
- a CDS encoding aspartate carbamoyltransferase catalytic subunit, with amino-acid sequence MKHLLATDGLDPALATAVLDTADELKHTLLGREVKKLPTLRGRTVITLFYENSTRTRVSFEIAGKWMSADVINVSASSSSVNKGESLRDTALTLAAAGADCVIVRHPASGAAQRLSEWLAGPGTSVVNAGDGTHEHPTQALLDAATLRERLGSLKDRRIAIVGDVLHSRVARSNIHLLSALGAEVVLVAPPTLLPYGVESLPVTVSHDLDAELPAVDAVMMLRVQAERMAGGGPGQSFFPSAREYSIAYGLSEKRQKLLPDHAVVLHPGPMLRGMEIASAVADSPASAITEQVRNGVHVRMAVLYHLLASEGAAA; translated from the coding sequence GTGAAGCACCTGCTCGCCACCGACGGCCTGGACCCGGCGCTGGCCACGGCCGTGCTCGACACCGCCGACGAGCTGAAGCACACGCTGCTCGGCCGCGAGGTCAAGAAGCTGCCGACGCTGCGCGGCCGCACGGTGATCACCCTGTTCTACGAGAACTCGACCCGCACCCGGGTGTCGTTCGAGATCGCCGGCAAGTGGATGAGCGCGGACGTGATCAACGTTTCCGCGTCCAGCTCCTCGGTCAACAAGGGGGAGTCCCTTCGCGACACCGCGCTGACGCTGGCCGCGGCGGGTGCCGACTGCGTGATCGTCCGGCACCCGGCCAGCGGAGCCGCCCAGCGGCTTTCGGAGTGGCTGGCCGGGCCCGGCACGTCGGTGGTCAACGCCGGCGACGGCACCCACGAGCACCCGACGCAGGCGCTGCTCGACGCGGCCACGCTGCGGGAGCGCCTCGGCTCCCTCAAAGACCGCCGGATCGCGATCGTCGGGGACGTCCTGCACAGCCGCGTCGCCCGCTCGAACATCCACCTGCTCTCGGCCCTGGGCGCCGAAGTCGTGCTCGTCGCGCCGCCGACGTTGCTGCCTTACGGCGTCGAAAGCCTTCCGGTGACCGTTTCGCACGACCTGGACGCCGAGCTGCCCGCGGTCGACGCGGTGATGATGCTTCGCGTTCAGGCGGAACGGATGGCTGGCGGGGGCCCAGGGCAGAGCTTTTTCCCGAGCGCCCGCGAGTACTCGATCGCCTACGGCCTCTCGGAAAAGCGGCAGAAGCTGCTGCCGGACCACGCGGTCGTCCTGCACCCCGGTCCGATGCTGCGCGGGATGGAGATCGCGAGCGCGGTCGCCGACTCCCCGGCCTCGGCCATCACCGAACAGGTCCGCAACGGCGTCCACGTGCGCATGGCGGTCCTCTACCACCTCCTGGCCAGCGAAGGAGCCGCCGCGTGA
- the pyrF gene encoding orotidine-5'-phosphate decarboxylase translates to MSGRERFGARLAKAVAARGPLCAGIDPHPGLIEAWGLPVDVSGLERFALSATEVLAAHAAIVKPQSAFFESFGAAGVRVLERVVETARDAGALVLLDVKRGDIGSTMGAYTAAYVSEGAAIAADAITVSPYLGFGSLAQCAETAVSAGRGIIVLARTSNPEAAVVQNAKLPDGRTVAQSIVDSAAALNAGAEPLGDVGVVVGATIAPGELDLSRLNGPVLAPGFGAQGATAADLRALFGASLPGVLPASSRDILKHGPEQAALRQAVERVAEVLADPQENGQ, encoded by the coding sequence GTGAGCGGCCGCGAGCGGTTCGGGGCGCGGCTGGCCAAGGCCGTCGCGGCCCGCGGCCCGCTGTGCGCCGGGATCGACCCCCACCCGGGCCTGATCGAGGCCTGGGGGCTCCCGGTGGACGTCTCGGGCCTGGAACGGTTCGCGCTGTCCGCCACGGAGGTCCTGGCGGCGCACGCGGCGATCGTGAAGCCGCAGTCGGCGTTCTTCGAAAGTTTCGGGGCGGCCGGTGTCCGGGTGCTGGAACGGGTGGTCGAGACCGCCCGCGACGCCGGGGCGCTGGTGCTGCTGGACGTCAAACGCGGCGACATCGGGTCCACGATGGGCGCCTACACCGCCGCGTACGTCTCCGAGGGTGCGGCGATCGCCGCCGACGCGATCACCGTTTCGCCGTACCTCGGGTTCGGCTCTTTGGCCCAATGCGCCGAAACGGCCGTCTCGGCGGGGCGCGGCATCATCGTGCTCGCCCGGACTTCCAACCCGGAAGCGGCCGTGGTGCAGAACGCGAAGCTGCCCGACGGGCGCACGGTGGCGCAGTCGATCGTCGATTCCGCGGCGGCACTCAACGCAGGCGCGGAACCGCTCGGCGATGTGGGTGTCGTCGTCGGGGCCACCATCGCGCCGGGAGAGCTCGATCTTTCCCGGCTGAACGGACCGGTGCTGGCGCCCGGTTTCGGGGCCCAGGGAGCCACTGCGGCCGATTTGCGGGCCCTGTTCGGCGCGTCCCTGCCGGGCGTGCTGCCCGCCTCGTCCCGGGACATCCTGAAGCACGGTCCGGAGCAAGCGGCTTTGCGCCAAGCGGTCGAACGGGTCGCCGAAGTGCTGGCCGACCCGCAGGAAAACGGCCAATAG
- a CDS encoding DUF4276 family protein: MIHIEILVEEQSAEAALKALVPKIVGEDVSFAVRRFRGKQDLLKRLPGILRGFAARVPWEALRVVVLVDRDAEDCRELKRHLVRLSGEAGLPSEYILHRVVIDELESWFLGDVPALCTAYDRVPKDLDKQARYRDPDDTGKASRALEDLLRSKRYLRDRLPKVAVAEAIAPHMDIENNRSKSFQVFRDGLRRLVKEGN; this comes from the coding sequence GTGATCCACATCGAGATCCTGGTGGAAGAGCAGTCGGCGGAAGCAGCGTTGAAGGCGCTGGTCCCGAAGATCGTCGGTGAGGACGTGTCCTTCGCGGTCCGGCGCTTCCGAGGCAAGCAGGATCTGCTGAAGCGGTTGCCCGGAATTCTGCGAGGGTTCGCGGCCCGGGTCCCGTGGGAAGCGCTTCGCGTCGTCGTGCTCGTCGACCGGGACGCCGAGGACTGCCGGGAGCTCAAGCGCCACCTGGTCAGGTTGAGCGGGGAAGCGGGACTTCCGTCCGAGTACATCCTGCACCGCGTGGTGATCGACGAGCTGGAGTCCTGGTTTCTCGGCGACGTCCCGGCCCTGTGTACGGCATACGACCGGGTGCCGAAAGACCTGGACAAACAAGCGCGTTACCGCGATCCCGACGACACCGGCAAGGCGTCGCGTGCGCTGGAGGACCTCCTGCGGTCCAAGAGATATCTCCGAGACCGCTTGCCGAAGGTGGCAGTCGCTGAAGCCATCGCGCCCCACATGGACATCGAGAACAACCGATCCAAAAGCTTTCAGGTATTCCGCGACGGTCTGCGGCGCCTGGTGAAAGAAGGAAACTGA
- a CDS encoding transporter, whose translation MERFWLVLAIFAFFLLCVWGMYVGWRRKARSQSVQVPPFPAIPSDAGDVLLESTGVYLATTFAGEWQNRIVTRGAGLRTGAVWRLHDGGVAVERGGAPDFWIPREAVTGIRRDTKIAGKVMGTDALLVITWRLGDAGLDTGFRGDDLDDYPQWIEQLKIKGGAQ comes from the coding sequence ATGGAGCGCTTCTGGCTCGTGCTGGCGATTTTCGCCTTCTTCCTGCTCTGCGTCTGGGGCATGTACGTGGGCTGGCGCCGCAAGGCGCGCTCGCAGAGCGTCCAGGTGCCGCCGTTCCCCGCCATCCCTTCGGACGCCGGTGACGTGCTGCTGGAATCGACCGGCGTCTACCTCGCCACGACCTTTGCCGGGGAGTGGCAGAACCGGATCGTCACCCGCGGCGCGGGGCTGCGCACCGGCGCGGTCTGGCGCCTGCACGACGGCGGTGTCGCCGTCGAACGCGGGGGAGCGCCCGACTTCTGGATCCCGCGGGAGGCCGTCACCGGCATCCGGCGCGACACGAAGATCGCCGGGAAGGTGATGGGCACCGACGCGCTGCTCGTCATCACCTGGCGGCTCGGGGACGCCGGGCTCGACACCGGCTTCCGCGGCGACGACCTCGACGACTATCCACAGTGGATCGAACAGCTCAAGATCAAGGGAGGTGCCCAGTGA
- the carA gene encoding glutamine-hydrolyzing carbamoyl-phosphate synthase small subunit, translated as MNARAQAALVLEDGRVFRGAAYGAQGRTLGEAVFCTGMTGYQETLTDPSYHGQIVVQTAPQIGNTGWNDEDDESSKIWVNGYVVRDPARTPSNWRSRRTLDEELVRQGIVGIAEVDTRSLTRHLRELGAMRAGVFSGDALGSVDDMVASVLASPKMEGADLAGQVSTPKPYVVSPSGEVRFRVVALDLGIKSNTPRQMVKRGIEVHVLPSSSSLDDLLAIEPDGVFLSNGPGDPATTVHATELTKQVLGREIPLFGICFGNQVLGRALGLGTYKMRYGHRGINIPVIDVATRSVAITAQNHGFALEGEPGRRFESPFGAAQISHYCPNDDTVEGVRALDVPAFSVQYHPEAAAGPHDAAPLFDDFVSLMEKRS; from the coding sequence GTGAACGCGCGCGCTCAGGCCGCACTGGTGCTCGAAGACGGCCGGGTGTTCCGCGGCGCTGCCTACGGCGCGCAGGGGCGAACCCTCGGCGAGGCGGTGTTCTGCACCGGTATGACCGGCTACCAGGAAACGCTGACCGACCCGTCCTACCACGGGCAGATCGTGGTGCAGACCGCGCCGCAGATCGGCAACACCGGCTGGAACGACGAGGACGACGAGTCCTCGAAGATCTGGGTCAACGGGTATGTGGTGCGCGATCCCGCCCGGACGCCGTCCAACTGGCGCTCTCGCCGGACGCTGGACGAGGAACTGGTGCGCCAGGGGATCGTCGGCATCGCCGAGGTCGACACCCGCTCGCTGACCCGCCACCTGCGCGAGCTGGGCGCGATGCGCGCCGGGGTGTTCTCCGGCGACGCGCTGGGCAGCGTCGACGACATGGTCGCTTCGGTGTTGGCGAGCCCGAAGATGGAAGGTGCCGACCTGGCCGGCCAGGTCAGCACGCCGAAGCCGTACGTGGTCTCACCTTCCGGCGAAGTCCGCTTCCGGGTGGTCGCGCTGGACTTGGGCATCAAGTCCAACACCCCGCGGCAGATGGTCAAGCGCGGCATCGAGGTGCACGTGCTGCCCTCGAGCTCGTCGTTGGACGACCTCCTGGCGATCGAGCCGGACGGGGTGTTCCTGTCGAACGGCCCGGGCGACCCGGCCACCACGGTGCACGCGACCGAGCTGACCAAGCAGGTCCTGGGCCGCGAGATCCCGCTGTTCGGCATCTGCTTCGGCAACCAGGTCCTCGGCCGGGCGCTCGGGCTCGGCACGTACAAGATGCGCTACGGCCACCGCGGCATCAACATCCCGGTGATCGACGTGGCGACCCGGTCGGTGGCCATCACGGCGCAGAACCACGGCTTCGCCCTGGAAGGCGAGCCGGGCCGGCGCTTCGAGTCCCCGTTCGGGGCGGCGCAGATCAGCCACTATTGCCCCAACGACGACACGGTCGAGGGCGTGCGGGCGCTGGACGTCCCGGCGTTCTCGGTCCAGTACCACCCCGAAGCCGCGGCCGGCCCGCACGACGCGGCCCCCCTGTTCGACGATTTCGTTTCGCTCATGGAGAAGCGGTCGTGA